From the genome of Pungitius pungitius chromosome 21, fPunPun2.1, whole genome shotgun sequence, one region includes:
- the hbae4 gene encoding hemoglobin subunit alpha-D-like — translation MLSKRQKDLIAEIWEGLISVADDIGADALLRMFASFPGTKTYFSHLDISPRSPHLLSHGKKIVLAIAEGAKDIDQLTVTLAPLQTLHAYQLRIDPTNFKLFSHCMLVSLACHMGEDFTPDAHAAMDKYLSAFAAVLAEKYR, via the exons ATGCTCTCCAAGAGGCAGAAAGACCTAATAGCGGAAATATGGGAAGGGTTGATCTCTGTGGCAGACGACATTGGAGCAGACGCGCTGCTCAG GATGTTCGCCTCCTTCCCCGGGACCAAGACCTACTTCTCCCACCTGGACATCAGCCCCCGCTCCCCCCACCTGCTCTCTCACGGGAAGAAGATCGTGCTGGCGATAGCAGAGGGGGCCAAAGACATCGACCAGCTGACCGTCACGCTGGCTCCTCTGCAGACGCTGCACGCCTACCAGCTGCGGATAGACCCGACCAACTtcaag CTCTTCTCACACTGTATGCTCGTGAGCCTGGCGTGTCACATGGGGGAGGACTTCACTCCGGATGCGCACGCGGCGATGGATAAATACCTGTCGGCGTTCGCGGCCGTGCTCGCCGAGAAGTACAGATGA
- the LOC119212436 gene encoding proton channel OTOP3-like translates to MNPEPGATDADSSGATPVGVEPVQGWDHPIQDPGLEPGQVWAPRGRHLISGLLGLNVVLLGTALVAGQAFNPEALRHQESQVFLLLLMGVSLIWMLWYLLWARKQAGISPHKDHHAGGMVVTVALMLFAAFSLLLCVFRGGYLISTRGCKPTATVLSPFIEAPFLGLQSFLLWFHSKDCIHRHKIITRSGLMLILSADLLLWLNAVTEDSIHQEIELEKQDGLSFSNTTSSEAENSDVEGVLNSTLCPCAASSACYAFRKGIEILYPFNMEFYLMAACVVYVMWNNVGRSVNPAHPHHAAQKLTLKVVYQGGVVYGLASGALVLAAGVAVFVLYQVWVGQQRLRPTAFLIFYGYHLAVMPVMSLCCLAGVLVHRLERRAEEGGHNPTRSLDVTLLVAAALGQLALSYFSLVAALAVGTDGPIGSLDLSYSVLSLLELILQNIFIIEGLHRHPSPLAKKKGRRRRDMFQLKKKVAAPTKEEKTTNISLLDGAAPHAAIEHDGKTPWTKRAIQEICAFLILSNVMLWVIPAFGVHPQFENGLGKQFFGFSPWFVLVNLGQPLGVFYRMHSVGALMELLIAA, encoded by the exons ATGAACCCAGAACCTGGAGCCACGGACGCGGATTCCTCTGGGGCGACGCCCGTAGGTGTGGAGCCCGTCCAGGGTTGGGACCATCCGATCCAGGACCCGGGTCTGGAGCCAGGTCAGGTCTGGGCCCCCAGAGGGAGGCATCTGATCTCCGGTCTGCTGGGTCTGAACGTGGTGCTGCTGGGCACGGCCCTGGTGGCCGGCCAGGCCTTCAACCCCGAGGCCCTGAGGCACCAGGAGTCCCAggtcttcctgctgctgctgatgggggTCAGCTTGATCTGGATGCTGTGGTACCTGCTGTGGGCCCGGAAACAGGCCGGCATCAGCCCGCACAAAGACCACCACGCCGGGGGGATGGTGGTGACGG TGGCCCTGATGCTGTTCGCCGCCTTCAGCCTGCTGCTGTGCGTCTTCAGGGGGGGCTACCTGATCAGCACCAGGGGGTGTAAGCCCACTGCTACggtgctctctcccttcatcgAGGCGCCTTTCCTCGGGCTGCAG TCGTTCTTGCTGTGGTTTCACTCCAAAGACTGCATCCACAGACACAAGATCATCACCAG GTCCGGCTTGATGCTGATCCTCTCCGCTGACCTGCTGCTGTGGCTCAACGCCGTGACGGAGGACTCCATCCACCAGGAGATCGAGTTGGAGAAACAAGACGGGCTTAGTTTCAGCAACACaacctcctctgaagcagaaaACTCGGATGTAGAAG GGGTCCTGAACTCGACGCTCTGTCCTTGCGCCGCGAGCTCAGCCTGCTACGCCTTCCGGAAGGGCATCGAGATCCTCTACCCCTTCAACATGGAGTTCTACCTGATGGCCGCCTGCGTTGTCTACGTCATGTGGAACAACGTTGGGCGCAGCGTGAACCCGGCCCACCCGCACCACGCCGCCCAGAAGCTGACCCTGAAGGTGGTGTACCAGGGCGGCGTCGTCTACGGCCTGGCGTCCGGCGCCCTGGTGCTGGCGGCGGGCGTGGCCGTGTTCGTCCTCTACCAGGTGTGGGTGGGCCAGCAGCGGCTCCGCCCCACCGCCTTCCTCATCTTCTACGGCTACCACCTGGCCGTCATGCCCGTCATGTCGCTGTGCTGCCTGGCGGGGGTGCTGGTCCACCGGCTGGagaggagggcggaggagggcgGGCACAACCCCACCCGCAGCCTGGACGTCACGCTGCTGGTGGCGGCGGCCCTGGGCCAGCTCGCCCTGTCCTACTTCTCCCTGGTGGCAGCCCTGGCGGTGGGGACCGACGGGCCAATCGGGAGCCTCGACCTGTCCTACTCCGTCCTCAGCCTCCTGGAGCTCATCTTGCAGAACATCTTCATCATCGAGGGCCTCCACAGGCACCCGAGCCCGCTGGCCAAGAAGAaggggcggcggcggagggACATGTTCCAG CTTAAGAAGAAGGTTGCAGCGCCAAcgaaagaggagaagacaacgaATATTTCACTGCTGGATGGCGCCGCGCCACATGCTGCCATAGAGCATGATGGGAAAACCCCTTGGACCAAAAGAGCGATACAAGAGATCTGTGCTTTCCTCATCCTGTCTAACGTCATG ctgtGGGTCATCCCCGCCTTCGGAGTCCACCCTCAGTTTGAGAACGGACTCGGGAAGCAGTTCTTCGGCTTCTCGCCGTGGTTCGTTCTGGTGAACTTGGGTCAGCCGCTTGGCGTCTTCTACCGGATGCACTCGGTGGGAGCTTTGATGGAGCTGCTGATCGCTGCGTGA
- the fads6 gene encoding uncharacterized protein fads6 isoform X1, protein MQDVPEEWREERGGDRRTRGPEGRQEKGDESLMMELTRLVQEAVRGSSWWERRGIDCSILAAAFLCLPPGETQVSLPAAGLLAGCVLCGGHAADGRGPRRHHLQRDASGQPRRAERVAGLGQLLGRLLHRGLRLLLGAGRRPRPHQDAPRSHQRGGPGRLQRVEGALPAALRLPVRGPPVRPRHHAARRARSPQRTPCGPGGPHRADGGAGPVLAVLAADPLVRLPVAAQRPALHAGVQSHVLRALHPRQHLPAHRPPHVRSDPPAQEDLPDDPRRPEPAAQRAAGLDVRTLAHQLPRGAPPLPLPVRQHVPESEAPGVQIPDGEAASIPGGRLPVPPHHVLPQVPGADGVCSAHHGAGGGAVTTGIGGWIAGLGSVSQRHLSRSRYKHYTVSTCSSAVCLIKLFYNVKI, encoded by the exons ATGCAGGACGTGCCggaggagtggagggaggagagaggaggagacaggaggacGCGGGGCCCGGAGGGGAGGCAGGAGAAGGGCGACGAGTCGCTGATGATGGAGCTGACGAGGCTGGTGCAGGAGGCGGTGAGGGGGAGCAGctggtgggagaggaggggcaTCGACTGCAGCATCCTGGCAGCAGCTTTCCTCTGTTTGCCACCTGGTGAGACACAAGTCAG CCTTCCTGCTGCTGGGCTCCTCGCGGGTTGCGTGCTTTGCGGCGGGCATGCTGCTGATGGGCGTGGCCCACGCCGTCATCACCTTCAAAGGGACGCATCTGGCCAGCCACGGCGCGCTGAGCGAGTCGCAGGCCTGGGGCAACTTCTGGGCCGTCTTCTTCATCgag GTCTGCGGCTCCTTCTCGGCGCGGGCCGGCGTCCAAGGCCACATCAAGATGCACCACGCTCACACCAACGTGGTGGGCCTGGGCGACTCCAGCGTGTGGAAGGTGCCCTGCCTGCCGCGCTCCGTCTACCTGTTCGTGGCCCCCCTGTTCGTCCCCGTCATCACGCCGCTCGTCGCGCTCG CTCACCTCAGAGGACACCCTGCGGCCCTGGTGGTCCGCACCGTGCTGATGGTGGCGCTGGGCCTGTACTCGCAGTACTGGCTGCTGATCCACTTGTCCGGCTTCCTGTCGCCGCTCAGCGCCCTGCTCTGCATGCTGGCGTGCAGAGCCATGTTCTCCGTGCCCTACATCCACGTCAACATCTTCCAG CACATCGGCCTCCACATGTTCGCTCCGACCCGCCGGCCCAAGAGGATCTACCAGATGACCCACGGCGTCCTGAACCTGCCGCGCAACGCGCTGCTGGACTGGATGTTCGGACACTCGCTCATCAACTGCCACGTGGAGCACCACCTCTTCCCCTTCCTGTCCGACAACATGTGCCTGAAA GTGAAGCCCCTGGTGTCCAAATACCTGATGGAGAAGCAGCTTCCATACCAGGAGGACGGCTACCTGTCCCGCCTCACCATGTTCTTCCACAAGTACCAGGAGCTGATGGTGTTTGCTCCGCCCATCACGGAGCTGGTGGGGGTGCAGTGACCACGGGGATCGGGGGGTGGATCGCTGGTCTGGGGTCTGTCTCACAGAGACACCTCAGCAGGTCACGATATAAACATTATACTGTAAGCACGTGTTCCTCTGCGGTGTGTTTAATAAAGCTTTTCTACAATgttaaaatttaa
- the ush1gb gene encoding pre-mRNA splicing regulator USH1G, with translation MDDRYHRAARDGYLDALREASRKELNAPDEDGMTPTLWAAYHGNLEALRLIVGRGGDPDRCDIWGNTPLHLAAANGHHNCLSFLVAFGANVWCLDNDYHTPLDMSATKGHMDCVRYLDSIAAKQNTLNPKLVGKLKDRAFRAAERRIKDCAKLQRKHREHMERKFAKESAALDNLDAISFSSYTSGSTLSRKFNTVTSNMPYSQATLHSTAKGKAKIQKKLEKKKQVDGTFKIYEDGRKSVRSLSGLQLGNDVLFLKRGTYANPKERPRLDIRDMFHHDGGAEDNADDDDAEDPVSRAMSDPGLHEAAYSEISADSGRDSLFTRPGLGTMVFRRNYLSGGVFGTRGADEGSVVGSEPVGRAPNVRLGGHPSRSLPSFDEDSIGSALSLQERNLQELPWEETDVGLDEDFEPENSPLETFLASQSLGEFMTVFRREKIDLEALLLCSDQDLASIHIPLGPRKKLLEACKRRLDTIDEPEAIGDTEL, from the exons ATGGACGACCGGTACCACCGGGCGGCCCGGGACGGCTACCTGGACGCGCTGCGGGAAGCCTCACGGAAGGAGCTGAACGCCCCGGATGAGGACGGGATGACGCCGACCCTGTGGGCCGCGTACCACGGGAACCTGGAGGCGCTGCGGCTCATCGTGGGCCGAGG GGGCGACCCGGACAGGTGTGACATCTGGGGGAACACGCCGCTTCACCTGGCAGCTGCCAATGGCCACCACAACTGCCTGTCCTTCCTGGTGGCTTTCGGTGCCAACGTGTGGTGTCTGGACAACGACTACCACACGCCGCTGGACATGTCCGCCACCAAGGGACACATGGACTGCGTCCGCTACCTGGACTCCATCGCCGCCAAGCAGAACACCCTCAACCCAAAGCTGGTGGGAAAGCTCAAGGACCGAGCCTTCCGCGCCGCGGAGCGCCGGATCAAAGACTGCGCCAAGCTGCAGAGGAAGCACCGCGAACACATGGAGAGGAAGTTTGCGAAGGAGTCGGCGGCGTTGGACAACTTGGACGCCATCAGCTTCTCCAGCTACACCAGCGGCAGCACGCTGAGTCGCAAGTTCAACACGGTCACCTCCAACATGCCATACTCGCAG GCCACCCTGCACTCCACAGCCAAGGGCAAGGCCAAGATAcagaagaagctggagaagaagaagcaggtcGATGGAACGTTCAAGATCTACGAGGACGGGAGGAAAAGCGTGCGCTCGCTGTCCGGCCTGCAGCTCGGCAACGACGTCCTATTCCTCAAACGGGGCACGTACGCCAATCCGAAGGAGCGACCGCGCCTCGACATCCGCGACATGTTCCACCACGACGGCGGCGCAGAGGACAAcgccgacgacgacgacgcagAGGACCCCGTCTCCCGTGCCATGAGCGACCCGGGCCTCCACGAGGCTGCGTACTCGGAGATCAGCGCCGACTCCGGGCGCGATTCCCTGTTCACCCGACCCGGGCTCGGCACCATGGTGTTCAGGAGGAACTACTTGAGCGGAGGCGTGTTCGGTACCCGAGGAGCGGACGAAGGGAGCGTAGTGGGGAGCGAACCTGTGGGCCGGGCACCTAACGTTCGTCTCGGGGGACATCCGTCCCGGAGCTTGCCCAGCTTTGACGAGGACAGCATCGGCAGCGCCTTAAGCCTGCAGGAGAGGAACCTTCAGGAGTTGCCCTGGGAGGAGACGGATGTCGGCTTGGACGAGGACTTTGAGCCGGAGAATAGTCCTCTGGAAACCTTCCTGGCCTCTCAAAGCCTCGGCGAGTTTATGACCGTCTTCAGGAGGGAGAAGATAGACCTGGAGGCTCTGCTGCTTTGTTCGGATCAGGACCTCGCCAGCATTCACATCCCTTTGGGCCCCAGGAAGAAACTTCTGGAGGCTTGCAAGAGACGTCTGGACACCATAGACGAGCCAGAGGCCATTGGAGACACCGAGCTCTGA
- the fads6 gene encoding fatty acid desaturase 6 isoform X2 codes for MQDVPEEWREERGGDRRTRGPEGRQEKGDESLMMELTRLVQEAVRGSSWWERRGIDCSILAAAFLCLPPAFLLLGSSRVACFAAGMLLMGVAHAVITFKGTHLASHGALSESQAWGNFWAVFFIEVCGSFSARAGVQGHIKMHHAHTNVVGLGDSSVWKVPCLPRSVYLFVAPLFVPVITPLVALAHLRGHPAALVVRTVLMVALGLYSQYWLLIHLSGFLSPLSALLCMLACRAMFSVPYIHVNIFQHIGLHMFAPTRRPKRIYQMTHGVLNLPRNALLDWMFGHSLINCHVEHHLFPFLSDNMCLKVKPLVSKYLMEKQLPYQEDGYLSRLTMFFHKYQELMVFAPPITELVGVQ; via the exons ATGCAGGACGTGCCggaggagtggagggaggagagaggaggagacaggaggacGCGGGGCCCGGAGGGGAGGCAGGAGAAGGGCGACGAGTCGCTGATGATGGAGCTGACGAGGCTGGTGCAGGAGGCGGTGAGGGGGAGCAGctggtgggagaggaggggcaTCGACTGCAGCATCCTGGCAGCAGCTTTCCTCTGTTTGCCACCTG CCTTCCTGCTGCTGGGCTCCTCGCGGGTTGCGTGCTTTGCGGCGGGCATGCTGCTGATGGGCGTGGCCCACGCCGTCATCACCTTCAAAGGGACGCATCTGGCCAGCCACGGCGCGCTGAGCGAGTCGCAGGCCTGGGGCAACTTCTGGGCCGTCTTCTTCATCgag GTCTGCGGCTCCTTCTCGGCGCGGGCCGGCGTCCAAGGCCACATCAAGATGCACCACGCTCACACCAACGTGGTGGGCCTGGGCGACTCCAGCGTGTGGAAGGTGCCCTGCCTGCCGCGCTCCGTCTACCTGTTCGTGGCCCCCCTGTTCGTCCCCGTCATCACGCCGCTCGTCGCGCTCG CTCACCTCAGAGGACACCCTGCGGCCCTGGTGGTCCGCACCGTGCTGATGGTGGCGCTGGGCCTGTACTCGCAGTACTGGCTGCTGATCCACTTGTCCGGCTTCCTGTCGCCGCTCAGCGCCCTGCTCTGCATGCTGGCGTGCAGAGCCATGTTCTCCGTGCCCTACATCCACGTCAACATCTTCCAG CACATCGGCCTCCACATGTTCGCTCCGACCCGCCGGCCCAAGAGGATCTACCAGATGACCCACGGCGTCCTGAACCTGCCGCGCAACGCGCTGCTGGACTGGATGTTCGGACACTCGCTCATCAACTGCCACGTGGAGCACCACCTCTTCCCCTTCCTGTCCGACAACATGTGCCTGAAA GTGAAGCCCCTGGTGTCCAAATACCTGATGGAGAAGCAGCTTCCATACCAGGAGGACGGCTACCTGTCCCGCCTCACCATGTTCTTCCACAAGTACCAGGAGCTGATGGTGTTTGCTCCGCCCATCACGGAGCTGGTGGGGGTGCAGTGA
- the hid1b gene encoding protein HID1b, which yields MGNADTKLHFRKAVIQLTTKTQPVEPSDDAFWDQFWADTSTTVQDVFALVPAAEIRAVREESPSNLATLCYKAVERLVQAAGCGCPSERERQVVLNCSRLLTRVLPYIFEDADWRGFFWSTVPGAGASGRLDEDGDEDDARPLAESLLLAIADLLFCPDFTAQSHRKGGPDSAAEDIGSIDSCEYIWEAGVGFAQSPPLNYVHDLNRTELLKLLLTCLSEAMYLPPSSERRSLNPWVSFFCSSENRHALPLFTSLLNVVCAYDPVGYGIPYNHLLFSDQREQLVEQAVQILIVSLEHEGGSAASAALRALDSCGSPPSAAEEQEPAGPDNLFVNYLSRIHREEDLSFILKGLARLMNNPLVQTYLPHSVKKIQFHQELLILFWKFCDFNKKFLFFVLKSSDVLDVLVPILFSLNDARADQSRVGLMHIGVFILLLLSGERNFGVRLNKPYALRVPMDIAVFTGTHADLLVLIFHKIITGGHHRLQPLFDCLLTIIVNISPYLKSLSMLAANKLLHLLEAFSTPWFLFSSPQNHHLVFFLLEVFNNIIQYQFDGNCNLVYAIIRKRNVFHQLANLPSDEASIQRALQRKKKPGVSRSNSAEAEPADESPAAVPAGPGTLKASLEATPGIDKITEKSQVSLDGTMITVPGPDSAQTAGDAESVLEGVYEVCPAQSQAARSRSSSVSSSAAWSATTDWVSSWKSKLPLQTIMRLLQVLVPQVEKICIDKGLTDESEILKFLQHGTLVGLLPVPHPILIRKYQANAGTAMWFRTYMWGVIYLRNVDPPIWYDTDIRLFEIQRI from the exons ATGGGGAACGCCGACACCAAACTGCACTTCAGGAAGGCGGTGATTCAACTCACGACCAAAACGCAG cccgtAGAACCCTCAGACGATGCCTTCTGGGATCAGTTCTGGGCCGACACCTCCACCACCGTCCAGGACGTCTTTGCCCTGGTGCCGGCCGCTGAGATCCGAGCCGTCAGAGAGGAGTCTCCATCCAACCTGGCAACCCTCTGCTACAAG gccGTGGAGCGCCTGGTCCAGGCCGCCGGCTGCGGCTGCCCGTCGGAGCGAGAGCGGCAGGTGGTGCTGAACTGCAGCCGCCTGCTCACGCGCGTCCTGCCCTACATCTTCGAGGACGCCGACTGGAGAGGCTTCTTCTGGTCCACGGTGCCGGGGGCCGGGGCCTCCGGG CGATTGGACGAAGACGGCGATGAAGACGATGCTCGGCCGCTGGCTGAGTCGCTGCTGTTAGCCATCGCCGACCTGCTCTTCTGCCCGGACTTCACGGCTCAGAGCCACAGGAAGGGCGGCCCG GACTCGGCTGCTGAGGACATCGGCTCCATAGACAGCTGCGAGTACATCTGGGAGGCCGGGGTCGGCTTCGCCCAGTCGCCTCCTCTCAACTACGTGCACGACCTCAACAG GACGgagctgctgaagctgctgctcACCTGTCTGTCCGAGGCCatgtacctccctccgtcctcaGAGAGGCGGAGCCTCAATCCCTGGGTgtccttcttctgctcctcggAGAACAG ACACGCCTTGCCTCTGTTCACCTCCCTGCTCAACGTCGTGTGCGCCTACGACCCCGTCGGCTACGGCATCCCGTACAACCACCTGCTGTTCTCCGACCAGcgggagcagctggtggagcaggCGGTGCAGATCCTCATCGTCAGCCTGGAGCACGAGGGCGGGTCGGCCGCCAGCGCCGCCCTCCGGGCCCTGGACTCCTGcggctcccccccctccgccgccgaggagcaggag CCCGCCGGGCCTGATAACCTCTTTGTGAATTATCTCTCCAGGATTCACAGAGAAGAG GACTTGAGCTTCATCCTGAAAGGTCTGGCTCGGTTGATGAACAACCCTCTGGTCCAGACCTACCTGCCTCATTCTGTCAAGAAGATCCAGTTCCACCAGGAGCTGCTGATTCTCTTCTGGAAGTTCTGTGACTTCAACAAG AAGTTCCTGTTCTTCGTGCTGAAGAGCAGCGACGTGCTGGACGTGCTGGTTCCCATCCTCTTCAGCCTGAACGACGCCAGAGCAGATCAGT CTCGCGTGGGCCTCATGCACATCGGCGTCttcatcctgctgctgctgagcggcGAGAGGAACTTCGGCGTGCGTCTGAACAAGCCGTACGCTCTCCGGGTCCCGATGGACATCGCCGTCTTCACGGGGACACACGCCGACCTGCTGGTTCTG ATCTTCCATAAGATCATCACGGGTGGACACCATCGGCTGCAGCCGCTGTTCGACTGCCTGCTCACCATCATAGTGAACA TTTCTCCTTATCTGAAGAGCCTGTCCATGTTGGCGGCCAAcaagctgctccacctcctggAAGCCTTCTCCACGCCCtggttcctcttctcctccccccagAACCACCACCTGGTCTTCTTCCTGCTTGAGGTCTTCAACAACATCATCCAGTACCAGTTTGATG GTAACTGCAACCTGGTGTACGCCATCATCAGGAAGCGCAACGTCTTCCACCAGCTGGCCAACCTGCCATCGGACGAGGCCTCCATCCAGAGGGccctgcagaggaagaagaagcccGGAGTCTCCAGGAGCAACTCCGCAGAGGCCGAGCCCGCCGACGAGTCCCCGGCTGCTGTCCCCGCCGGGCCCGGAACCCTCAAAGCCAGCTTAGAGGCCACTCCAG GTATCGATAAGATCACCGAGAAGTCCCAGGTGAGCTTGGACGGAACCATGATCACTGTGCCCGGCCCGGACTCCGCCCAGACCGCCGGCGACGCGGAGTCCGTCCTGGAGGGGGTCTACGAG gtCTGCCCCGCGCAGTCGCAGGCGGCGAGGAGCCGCTCGTCCAGCGTGTCGTCGTCAGCAGCCTGGAGCGCCACCACGGACTGG GTGTCCTCCTGGAAGTCCAAGCTCCCTCTGCAGACCATCATGCGGCTGCTGCAGGTGCTGGTCCCTCAGGTGGAGAAGATTTGCATCGACAA GGGTTTGACGGACGAGTCGGAGATCCTGAAGTTCCTTCAGCACGGTACGCTGGTCGGCCTGCTGCCCGTCCCTCATCCCATACTCATCAGGAAGTACCAAGCCAACGCCGGCACGGCCATGTGGTTCCGCACCTACATGTGGGGCGTCATCTACTTACG CAACGTGGACCCGCCCATCTGGTACGACACGGACATCCGTCTCTTCGAGATCCAGAGGATTTAG